Proteins co-encoded in one Deltaproteobacteria bacterium genomic window:
- a CDS encoding type II toxin-antitoxin system PemK/MazF family toxin — MVTFTRGDVIQCDLNPVMGTEQAGIRPCVIVQIDRANIASPHTIIVPFTTKIRRALLSSHAFIPAGIGGLLQDSVALCEQVRVIDKRRVIKVFGHLEDSYILKIGEALSVILGLEGLDTASNHRPKE; from the coding sequence ATGGTAACTTTTACCCGAGGTGATGTCATCCAATGCGATCTTAACCCTGTGATGGGAACAGAACAGGCCGGAATACGACCTTGCGTTATCGTTCAAATTGATCGTGCTAATATTGCCAGCCCCCACACGATAATTGTGCCGTTTACAACAAAAATACGACGTGCTCTTTTGTCTTCTCATGCATTTATTCCCGCAGGTATAGGTGGATTACTCCAAGACTCTGTAGCTCTTTGCGAACAAGTTCGGGTGATCGACAAACGAAGAGTAATAAAGGTGTTTGGGCATCTTGAGGATTCTTACATTCTAAAAATAGGGGAAGCGTTATCTGTAATTCTTGGATTGGAAGGTCTCGACACGGCGTCTAACCACAGGCCGAAAGAATAA
- a CDS encoding MFS transporter, whose amino-acid sequence MQRKKFDWWLTGICVSRVFNGLIFMTYAVALPVLQQQWVMSATQAGSIASGFQLGYAVSLVVFSSLADRISARTVYLGSLFASGVCSMAFAFLARDFLSGLILHTVLGLSLGGTYTTGVMIIADQYAPVRRGMAVGLFIASTSCGYALSLIISGIALPKGGYPLSFFLTCLGPVLAWLLALITLQHTVIAVPERRKGQKFTREVLGNRKAMLLIWGYIFHNWELQGMWSWTPAFMAACLGVAGAAGVQAAGAGANIVALFHIMGLIASLSMGILSDRYARARVMLVLAAVSMICSFTFGWTIGLPLSVIIGIGVIYAFSSLGDSPILSVALTEVMEPSYLGVALGLRSLLGFGGAAIAPLAFGAVLDLSNPLINGQRSYETWGWAFSLLGVGGLGAVWTIYWYGDKRKAKSEMPPATML is encoded by the coding sequence ATGCAGCGGAAAAAATTTGACTGGTGGTTGACTGGAATCTGTGTCTCAAGGGTCTTTAACGGCCTCATTTTCATGACCTATGCCGTGGCCCTGCCGGTCCTTCAACAGCAATGGGTTATGTCGGCCACCCAGGCCGGCTCCATCGCCAGCGGATTCCAGTTGGGGTACGCGGTCTCTCTGGTGGTTTTCTCCAGCCTGGCCGACCGGATCAGCGCCCGCACGGTCTACCTCGGCTCTCTGTTTGCCTCCGGGGTCTGCTCTATGGCCTTTGCTTTCCTGGCCCGGGATTTCCTCTCCGGTTTGATCCTGCACACAGTGTTAGGGCTTTCCCTTGGCGGAACCTATACCACCGGGGTGATGATCATCGCGGATCAATATGCGCCTGTCCGCAGAGGCATGGCCGTGGGGTTATTTATTGCCAGCACATCTTGCGGCTACGCCCTGTCCCTGATCATCAGCGGCATCGCGCTTCCCAAAGGCGGTTACCCGCTTTCCTTTTTCCTTACCTGCCTCGGTCCGGTGCTGGCCTGGCTTCTGGCCTTGATCACCTTGCAGCACACCGTAATAGCCGTACCGGAGCGGCGCAAAGGACAGAAGTTCACCCGGGAAGTCCTGGGCAACCGGAAGGCCATGCTCCTCATCTGGGGGTACATCTTCCATAATTGGGAGCTTCAGGGCATGTGGTCCTGGACACCGGCCTTTATGGCCGCCTGTCTGGGGGTGGCCGGCGCGGCTGGTGTCCAGGCTGCCGGAGCCGGGGCGAATATCGTGGCCCTGTTTCACATCATGGGTTTGATCGCTTCCCTCTCCATGGGGATCTTGTCGGACCGGTACGCTCGCGCCCGGGTGATGCTGGTGCTGGCCGCGGTCAGCATGATCTGCTCTTTCACTTTCGGTTGGACCATCGGGTTGCCCCTCTCCGTGATCATCGGGATCGGGGTGATCTACGCCTTTTCTTCCCTGGGTGATTCTCCCATCCTCTCCGTCGCTCTGACCGAGGTCATGGAGCCCTCCTATCTGGGGGTGGCCCTGGGGTTGCGTTCCCTCCTCGGGTTTGGCGGTGCGGCCATCGCCCCTCTGGCTTTCGGAGCGGTCCTGGACTTAAGCAACCCCTTAATCAATGGGCAGAGGTCGTACGAAACCTGGGGTTGGGCCTTTAGCTTACTGGGAGTGGGCGGACTCGGGGCGGTCTGGACTATTTACTGGTACGGCGATAAGCGGAAAGCAAAGTCTGAAATGCCGCCAGCGACGATGCTTTGA
- a CDS encoding glycosyltransferase family 2 protein, with amino-acid sequence MIAPHSFAIVIPTFNHGGQVRGVVEKALRLGKPVIVVDDGSTDSTPQILASLSGITLIRHKENQGKGAALLTGFTEASRLADWAVTIDADGQHAPEDIPFLIKAIPEGQRLLVIGKRLGMEQNHVPWTSLWGRKFSNFWVWASCGKWFSDSQSGFRVYPLPEILHLRSRARRYQFEVEIMVLAVWSGLPIIEVPVSVLYGPAQERVSHFRPWQDFWRNTRTFSRLIAARILIPSRRRK; translated from the coding sequence ATGATTGCCCCGCATTCTTTTGCCATTGTCATCCCCACATTCAATCACGGGGGACAGGTCCGTGGAGTAGTCGAGAAGGCCCTTCGGCTTGGGAAGCCTGTTATTGTAGTGGATGATGGATCTACCGATTCCACCCCACAGATCCTGGCTTCCCTTTCCGGTATAACCCTTATACGCCATAAGGAGAATCAAGGCAAAGGGGCCGCCTTGCTGACAGGATTTACCGAGGCTTCTCGGCTGGCAGACTGGGCTGTCACCATAGATGCCGACGGCCAGCATGCTCCGGAGGATATTCCTTTCCTGATCAAGGCCATTCCCGAGGGTCAACGTCTTCTAGTGATAGGGAAACGCCTGGGAATGGAGCAAAATCATGTTCCCTGGACCAGCCTTTGGGGCCGGAAATTTTCGAACTTCTGGGTCTGGGCTTCTTGCGGGAAATGGTTTTCGGATTCCCAATCGGGATTTCGGGTGTACCCCCTCCCGGAGATTCTGCACCTTAGAAGCCGGGCCAGGAGATACCAGTTCGAAGTTGAAATTATGGTTTTGGCGGTCTGGAGCGGTCTGCCCATCATCGAAGTGCCCGTGTCTGTCCTCTACGGCCCTGCTCAAGAGAGGGTCTCCCACTTCAGACCCTGGCAGGATTTCTGGCGTAATACCCGAACCTTTTCCCGGCTGATCGCCGCCAGAATACTGATACCCTCAAGGCGTCGAAAATGA
- a CDS encoding class I SAM-dependent methyltransferase: MKSTLIISEQVGSKEHLQAALLPYRHLKPYPRHFARFKILMDPMFPRLADFVQPGWKVIDVGCGYGVPAAWLLAAYPDLKFLACEPNGERAGVTSRVLADRGRVVQCSAMDLPLDNEKADAVLCLDMLHYLSDQELGEFLVRIRSVLSLEGKLIIRATVPKPGFHFLRLVEWMKLKVKGIPYYYRGTGELSRIIEQKGFHLDLVELSAPQREEIWFISSASFDD, translated from the coding sequence ATGAAATCCACTTTAATTATTTCCGAACAGGTCGGATCAAAGGAACATCTTCAAGCGGCCCTCCTGCCCTACAGGCACCTGAAACCCTATCCCCGCCACTTCGCCCGGTTCAAGATCCTCATGGATCCCATGTTTCCCCGCCTGGCCGATTTTGTCCAACCGGGTTGGAAAGTGATTGATGTGGGCTGCGGCTATGGGGTTCCGGCAGCCTGGCTCCTGGCCGCTTATCCTGACCTGAAGTTTCTGGCCTGTGAACCCAATGGTGAGCGGGCCGGTGTGACCAGCCGGGTCCTGGCTGACCGAGGCCGGGTTGTTCAATGCAGCGCCATGGACCTGCCCCTGGATAATGAAAAAGCCGATGCGGTCCTTTGCCTTGATATGCTGCACTATCTTTCCGACCAGGAACTCGGGGAATTTCTGGTTCGGATCCGATCGGTGCTTTCATTGGAAGGAAAACTGATTATTCGGGCAACCGTTCCGAAACCCGGATTCCATTTTCTTCGATTAGTTGAATGGATGAAATTAAAGGTTAAAGGAATTCCCTATTATTATCGGGGAACCGGGGAGCTTTCCCGGATAATAGAACAAAAGGGTTTTCATCTGGATCTGGTGGAGCTTTCCGCACCCCAAAGAGAGGAAATTTGGTTTATATCAAGTGCATCGTTCGACGATTGA
- a CDS encoding MipA/OmpV family protein, which produces MVYIKCIVRRLRNRNGFKHPWWAIILGTLLLFSLPVISYGGQYPLWEAGLGATGLTMPDYRGSDESRYYVFPYPYIIYRGDMLKIDGEDIRGFLLKTDRLNLDVSGNGSAPVKSTDNKARRGMSDLDPTFEIGPSLEVLVSQNKEKTYKISLSFPARALFSTNFSEVIYQGWIFNPRLNMEMIKRVPGGDWNWGIELGPVWGDQGYHDYYYRVDPAFAIPGRPAYSPQGGYSGLQMTTYIGKRFKGWKLSMFARTDFLNGAVFSDSPLVKTNTSILAGFAISYLFWTSSTMVEADK; this is translated from the coding sequence TTGGTTTATATCAAGTGCATCGTTCGACGATTGAGAAATCGAAATGGATTCAAGCATCCCTGGTGGGCCATCATTTTGGGGACGCTCCTTTTATTCTCTCTTCCGGTAATTTCTTACGGTGGTCAATACCCCCTTTGGGAAGCAGGGCTTGGGGCGACGGGGCTAACCATGCCGGATTACCGGGGGTCCGATGAATCCCGATATTATGTCTTTCCCTATCCCTATATCATTTATCGAGGGGATATGCTCAAAATCGATGGAGAAGATATCCGCGGATTTTTACTAAAGACCGACCGGCTTAATCTGGACGTAAGTGGGAACGGATCCGCCCCGGTAAAAAGTACTGACAACAAGGCCCGCCGGGGCATGTCCGACCTGGACCCGACTTTTGAAATTGGTCCTTCTCTGGAAGTCTTGGTTAGCCAAAATAAGGAGAAAACCTATAAGATATCCTTGAGTTTTCCGGCCAGGGCACTCTTCTCTACTAATTTTTCTGAGGTGATTTATCAAGGCTGGATCTTCAACCCCCGTCTTAATATGGAAATGATTAAGAGAGTCCCCGGGGGAGACTGGAATTGGGGGATTGAATTAGGACCCGTCTGGGGAGATCAGGGCTATCATGACTATTATTATCGTGTTGACCCGGCCTTTGCCATACCCGGTCGCCCGGCCTATTCGCCCCAGGGTGGATATAGCGGGCTGCAAATGACCACCTATATAGGAAAAAGGTTCAAGGGGTGGAAGTTGAGCATGTTCGCCCGGACTGATTTTTTAAATGGAGCCGTTTTCTCCGACAGTCCCCTGGTCAAAACCAACACCTCCATCCTGGCCGGTTTTGCCATCTCTTATTTATTCTGGACATCCTCCACTATGGTCGAGGCGGATAAATAA